One Ranitomeya imitator isolate aRanImi1 chromosome 1, aRanImi1.pri, whole genome shotgun sequence DNA window includes the following coding sequences:
- the LOC138638142 gene encoding olfactory receptor 12D1-like — protein sequence MEVYNETHALNEFILIGITNQPWLQKFLFVFVFFFYLLDIFGNLIIVSLAIRDPTLQSPMYFLLGNLSFLDMLFSSVTVPKMMIGFLMENTISVKGCITQMYFFHFLGCTEGVLLAAMGYDRYVAICHPLRYVSIMGRSTCILLVLTSWVTGLTTSLIHAIMSSQLPFCNIKRIKHFFCDVKPVIKLACKDIYVNEVTLATVSGFLSTSTFSLTMLSYIYIITHVLKIKTSKGRSKIFSTCSSHFTIVILFYGTAMCTYLGPASETSLEKDRIAAILFTVFTPTMNPIIYTLRNKEVKKAVRKLMRRSLHF from the coding sequence ATGGAAGTATACAATGAAACACATGCATTAAATGAGTTCATCCTTATAGGAATCACCAATCAGCCATGGCTCCAGAAATtcctgtttgtttttgtcttctttTTCTACCTTCTCGACATTTTTGGTAATCTAATCATAGTTTCATTGGCAATCAGAGATCCTACTCTACAGTCTCCAATGTATTTCCTTCTTGGCAATCTTTCCTTTCTGGATATGTTATTTTCTTCAGTGACCGTTCCAAAGATGATGATTGGGTTCCTCATGGAGAACACCATTTCTGTCAAAGGTTGTATCACCCAAAtgtattttttccactttttggGATGCACAGAAGGTGTTCTCCTGGCCGCAATGGGTTATGACCGATATGTTGCTATTTGCCACCCACTACGATATGTAAGCATAATGGGGAGGTCTACTTGTATCCTGTTGGTTTTAACATCTTGGGTAACAGGTCTTACAACTTCATTAATTCATGCCATTATGTCATCCCAGCTCCCATTTTGCAATATTAAAAGAATTAAACATTTTTTCTGTGATGTGAAGCCAGTAATAAAGCTGGCATGTAAAGACATTTATGTGAACGAGGTCACCTTGGCCACAGTTAGTGGATTTCTGAGCACTAGCACCTTTTCTCTAACTATGCTCTCCTACATTTATATAATTACTCACGTCCTGAAGATTAAAACTTCGAAAGGAAGGTCCAAGATATTCTCAACATGTTCCTCACACTTTACCATTGTCATCCTGTTTTATGGGACAGCAATGTGCACTTACCTTGGACCTGCCTCCGAGACTTCACTGGAAAAAGATAGGATTGCCGCTATATTGTTTACAGTTTTTACACCAACAATGAACCCAATAATTTACACATTGAGAAACAAAGAGGTTAAGAAAGCAGTAAGAAAACTTATGAGAAGGTCATTACATTTTTAG